A genome region from Hemitrygon akajei chromosome 14, sHemAka1.3, whole genome shotgun sequence includes the following:
- the pmpcb gene encoding mitochondrial-processing peptidase subunit beta: MAVCVRRAVQAAGQRLLRTNWRGGKPQIVLNNWKRFQASQATAAQVILNVPETKLTILENGLRVTSEDSGLPTCTVGLWIDAGSRYENEKNNGTAHFLEHMAFKGTKKRSQLDLELEIENMGAHLNAYTSREQTVYYAKAFSKDLPRAVEILADIIQNSTLGAAEIERERGVILREMQEVETNLQEVVFDYLHATAYRSTALGRTILGPTENIKSISRNDLVEYITMHYKGPRMVLAAAGGVGHDELVDLAKHHFGNLSTYEGNITPDLPPCKFTGSEIRVRDDKMPLAHIAIAVEAAGWSHADTIPLMVANTLIGNWDRSFGGGVNLFSKLAQIACQGNLCHSFQSFNTCYTDTGLWGLYMVCESNTIDEMLHFIQREWMRLCTSVTDTEIARAKNLLKTNMLLQLDGSTPICEDIGRQMLCYNRRIPVPELEARIEAVDAKTVRDVCSRYIYNKAPAIAAIGPVEQLPDYNKICSAMYWLR, encoded by the exons ATGGCGGTGTGTGTGCGGCGGGCTGTTCAGGCAGCGGGGCAGAGGCTCCTCCGGACGAACTGGCGTGGCGGGAAGCCACAG ATTGTCTTAAACAACTGGAAGAGATTCCAGGCCAGTCAAGCCACAGCTGCACAAGTCATTCTGAATGTACCAGAAACAAAATTAACTATTCTGGAAAACGGACTCCGAGTAACATCAGAAGATTCTGGACTCCCAACTTGTACA GTTGGATTGTGGATCGATGCAGGGAGTCGCTACGAGAATGAAAAGAACAATGGGACAGCTCATTTCTTGGAGCACATGGCCTTCAAA GGCACAAAGAAACGATCTCAGCTAGACTTGGAGCTTGAAATTGAGAACATGGGTGCCCATTTAAATGCATACACTTCTAGAGAACAAACAGTGTATTATGCAAAAGCATTTTCTAAAGATTTGCCCAGAG CTGTTGAAATTCTTGCAGACATCATCCAGAATAGCACTTTGGGAGCAGCTGAGATTGAACGTGAACGAGGTGTTATCCTCAGGGAAATGCAAGAAGTTGAAACTAATCTTCAGGAAGTTGTCTTTGATTATCTACATGCAACAGCCTATCGGTCCACAGCATTAGGTCGTACCATCTTAGGCCCTACAGAAAATATCAA ATCTATATCTCGGAATGACCTGGTGGAATATATAACAATGCACTACAAAGGACCAAGGATGGTATTGGCTGCTGCTGGAG GTGTAGGACATGATGAACTGGTTGACTTAGCAAAGCATCACTTTGGTAATTTAAGTACGTACGAAGGTAACATCACGCCAGATCTTCCTCCATGTAAATTCACAGGAAGTGAG ATTCGTGTAAGAGATGATAAGATGCCATTGGCTCACATTGCTATTGCTGTTGAAGCGGCTGGCTGGTCACATGCAGACACCATTCCCCTCATGGTGGCAAACACACTAATTGGTAACTGGGACCGTTCTTTTGGTGGTGGTGTG AATTTGTTCAGTAAACTGGCACAGATCGCTTGCCAGGGTAACCTCTGCCATAGTTTCCAGTCGTTCAACACCTGTTATACAGACACTGGTCTTTGGGGGCTCTACATGGTCTGCGAGTCTAACACGATTGATGAGATGCTGCATTTTATTCAAAGAGAGTG GATGCGATTGTGCACAAGTGTTACTGATACTGAGATTGCAAGAGCAAAGAATCTGCTAAAAACGAACATGTTACTGCAGCTTGATG GTTCGACACCAATCTGTGAAGATATTGGCAGACAAATGTTATGTTACAACAGAAGGATTCCAGTCCCCGAGCTTGAAGCTAGAATTGAA GCTGTTGATGCCAAAACAGTAAGAGATGTATGCAGCAGATATATCTATAACAAGGCCCCTGCGATTGCTGCAATTG GTCCTGTTGAACAACTTCCAGATTACAACAAAATTTGCAGTGCAATGTACTGGTTAAGATAA